One Euphorbia lathyris chromosome 1, ddEupLath1.1, whole genome shotgun sequence DNA segment encodes these proteins:
- the LOC136226620 gene encoding acid beta-fructofuranosidase 1, vacuolar-like isoform X2 has product MEYPSSAGAVASESTPLLEHPPPKLRRPLKVFSVTLASVIFLISLVTLIINQAQDPSLPTRSPSTPKATSFPEPEPRGVAEGVSAKSNPSFFSDKVSYNWTNAMFYWQRTSYHFQPQKNWMNDPDGPLFYMGWYHLFYQYNPDSAIWGNITWGHAVSRDLIHWLYLPFAMVPDQWYDINGVWTGSATLLPDGQIMMLYTGDTNASVQVQNLAYPTNLSDPLLIDWVKYPGNPVIVPPPGIETDEFRDPTTGWLGLDGVWRITIGSRYNVTLGISLVYRTTNFTTFELLDEPLHAVLGTGMWECVDFYPVSVNGSKGLDTSVVGSGIKHVLKASLDDTKLDHYALGTYDPIEDKWTPDDPEMDVGLGLQVDYGRYYASKTFYDQNKERRILWGWINETDSEQDDLEKGWASVQTIPRTVLFDNKTGTNVIQWPVDEIETLRLNSSDFDDILIPPGSVVPIDIGSATQLDIFAEFETQVISESNVEDYSCNGGAANRSSLGPFGILVIADQTLSELTPVFFRPVNSTDGTFLNYFCADETRSSLAPDVMNQVYGTTVPVLNDEKLHMRVLVDHSIVESFGQGGRRVITSRIYPTQAIYGAAKLFLFNNATNVNVTAKLKIWELNSAFIRPYPFHHI; this is encoded by the exons ATGGAGTACCCCTCCAGTGCCGGCGCAGTCGCCTCGGAGTCCACTCCCTTGCTGGAGCATCCTCCGCCAAAACTCCGGCGACCCCTTAAGGTATTTTCAGTCACATTGGCTTCAGTCATTTTCCTAATTTCATTGGTTACCTTAATCATTAACCAAGCCCAAGACCCATCATTACCTACCCGGTCACCTTCCACGCCTAAAGCTACGTCGTTTCCTGAACCTGAGCCAAGAGGTGTAGCTGAAGGTGTATCAGCCAAGTCAAACCCTTCATTTTTTAGTGACAAAGTTTCATACAATTGGACTAATGCTATGTTTTATTGGCAACGGACTTCTTACCATTTTCAACCTCAAAAAAATTGGATGAATG ATCCTGATG GTCCATTGTTCTACATGGGGTGGTACCATCTGTTCTACCAATACAACCCTGATTCAGCAATATGGGGTAACATCACGTGGGGCCATGCAGTATCAAGGGACTTGATTCACTGGCTCTATCTCCCCTTTGCAATGGTCCCCGATCAGTGGTACGATATCAACGGTGTTTGGACTGGCTCCGCCACTCTTCTTCCCGACGGTCAGATCATGATGCTTTACACCGGTGACACCAATGCTTCAGTGCAGGTGCAAAATCTTGCATACCCTACCAATCTATCTGATCCTCTTCTTATTGATTGGGTCAAATACCCGGGTAATCCAGTTATTGTTCCCCCACCCGGGATTGAAACCGATGAATTTCGGGACCCGACAACCGGTTGGTTGGGTCTGGATGGTGTCTGGAGGATTACAATCGGGTCAAGATACAATGTTACACTTGGGATTTCGCTAGTGTATCGAACAACAAATTTTACTACTTTCGAGTTACTTGATGAACCGTTGCATGCGGTTCTGGGTACGGGTATGTGGGAATGTGTGGACTTTTACCCGGTTTCTGTAAATGGATCTAAGGGGTTGGATACTTCAGTTGTTGGGTCGGGTATTAAGCATGTTTTAAAGGCTAGTTTAGATGATACAAAATTGGACCATTATGCACTGGGAACTTATGATCCAATAGAAGATAAATGGACACCGGATGACCCGGAAATGGATGTCGGACTCGGGTTACAGGTGGATTATGGAAGGTACTATGCATCAAAGACATTTTATGATCAGAATAAGGAGAGGAGAATTTTGTGGGGTTGGATTAATGAGACCGATAGTGAACAAGATGATTTGGAAAAGGGTTGGGCTTCTGTTCAG ACAATTCCAAGAACAGTATTATTTGACAACAAGACAGGAACCAATGTAATTCAATGGCCAGTTGACGAGATTGAAACTTTGAGATTAAACAGTTCCGATTTTGATGACATTCTGATTCCTCCTGGCTCTGTTGTCCCCATTGATATTGGATCAGCTACTCAG CTAGACATATTTGCTGAGTTTGAAACACAAGTAATATCCGAATCCAATGTGGAAGACTACAGTTGCAATGGTGGGGCAGCAAACAGAAGCTCTTTAGGACCATTTGGTATTCTAGTTATAGCTGACCAAACATTATCTGAACTCACACCTGTGTTTTTCCGACCTGTTAATTCAACTGACGGCACTTTTCTAAATTACTTCTGCGCTGATGAAACAAG ATCATCGTTGGCTCCTGATGTCATGAACCAAGTTTATGGAACTACAGTTCCTGTGTTGAACGATGAAAAGCTACATATGAGGGTTCTG GTTGATCATTCG
- the LOC136226620 gene encoding acid beta-fructofuranosidase 1, vacuolar-like isoform X1: MEYPSSAGAVASESTPLLEHPPPKLRRPLKVFSVTLASVIFLISLVTLIINQAQDPSLPTRSPSTPKATSFPEPEPRGVAEGVSAKSNPSFFSDKVSYNWTNAMFYWQRTSYHFQPQKNWMNECASDPDGPLFYMGWYHLFYQYNPDSAIWGNITWGHAVSRDLIHWLYLPFAMVPDQWYDINGVWTGSATLLPDGQIMMLYTGDTNASVQVQNLAYPTNLSDPLLIDWVKYPGNPVIVPPPGIETDEFRDPTTGWLGLDGVWRITIGSRYNVTLGISLVYRTTNFTTFELLDEPLHAVLGTGMWECVDFYPVSVNGSKGLDTSVVGSGIKHVLKASLDDTKLDHYALGTYDPIEDKWTPDDPEMDVGLGLQVDYGRYYASKTFYDQNKERRILWGWINETDSEQDDLEKGWASVQTIPRTVLFDNKTGTNVIQWPVDEIETLRLNSSDFDDILIPPGSVVPIDIGSATQLDIFAEFETQVISESNVEDYSCNGGAANRSSLGPFGILVIADQTLSELTPVFFRPVNSTDGTFLNYFCADETRSSLAPDVMNQVYGTTVPVLNDEKLHMRVLVDHSIVESFGQGGRRVITSRIYPTQAIYGAAKLFLFNNATNVNVTAKLKIWELNSAFIRPYPFHHI; encoded by the exons ATGGAGTACCCCTCCAGTGCCGGCGCAGTCGCCTCGGAGTCCACTCCCTTGCTGGAGCATCCTCCGCCAAAACTCCGGCGACCCCTTAAGGTATTTTCAGTCACATTGGCTTCAGTCATTTTCCTAATTTCATTGGTTACCTTAATCATTAACCAAGCCCAAGACCCATCATTACCTACCCGGTCACCTTCCACGCCTAAAGCTACGTCGTTTCCTGAACCTGAGCCAAGAGGTGTAGCTGAAGGTGTATCAGCCAAGTCAAACCCTTCATTTTTTAGTGACAAAGTTTCATACAATTGGACTAATGCTATGTTTTATTGGCAACGGACTTCTTACCATTTTCAACCTCAAAAAAATTGGATGAATG AATGTGCTTCAGATCCTGATG GTCCATTGTTCTACATGGGGTGGTACCATCTGTTCTACCAATACAACCCTGATTCAGCAATATGGGGTAACATCACGTGGGGCCATGCAGTATCAAGGGACTTGATTCACTGGCTCTATCTCCCCTTTGCAATGGTCCCCGATCAGTGGTACGATATCAACGGTGTTTGGACTGGCTCCGCCACTCTTCTTCCCGACGGTCAGATCATGATGCTTTACACCGGTGACACCAATGCTTCAGTGCAGGTGCAAAATCTTGCATACCCTACCAATCTATCTGATCCTCTTCTTATTGATTGGGTCAAATACCCGGGTAATCCAGTTATTGTTCCCCCACCCGGGATTGAAACCGATGAATTTCGGGACCCGACAACCGGTTGGTTGGGTCTGGATGGTGTCTGGAGGATTACAATCGGGTCAAGATACAATGTTACACTTGGGATTTCGCTAGTGTATCGAACAACAAATTTTACTACTTTCGAGTTACTTGATGAACCGTTGCATGCGGTTCTGGGTACGGGTATGTGGGAATGTGTGGACTTTTACCCGGTTTCTGTAAATGGATCTAAGGGGTTGGATACTTCAGTTGTTGGGTCGGGTATTAAGCATGTTTTAAAGGCTAGTTTAGATGATACAAAATTGGACCATTATGCACTGGGAACTTATGATCCAATAGAAGATAAATGGACACCGGATGACCCGGAAATGGATGTCGGACTCGGGTTACAGGTGGATTATGGAAGGTACTATGCATCAAAGACATTTTATGATCAGAATAAGGAGAGGAGAATTTTGTGGGGTTGGATTAATGAGACCGATAGTGAACAAGATGATTTGGAAAAGGGTTGGGCTTCTGTTCAG ACAATTCCAAGAACAGTATTATTTGACAACAAGACAGGAACCAATGTAATTCAATGGCCAGTTGACGAGATTGAAACTTTGAGATTAAACAGTTCCGATTTTGATGACATTCTGATTCCTCCTGGCTCTGTTGTCCCCATTGATATTGGATCAGCTACTCAG CTAGACATATTTGCTGAGTTTGAAACACAAGTAATATCCGAATCCAATGTGGAAGACTACAGTTGCAATGGTGGGGCAGCAAACAGAAGCTCTTTAGGACCATTTGGTATTCTAGTTATAGCTGACCAAACATTATCTGAACTCACACCTGTGTTTTTCCGACCTGTTAATTCAACTGACGGCACTTTTCTAAATTACTTCTGCGCTGATGAAACAAG ATCATCGTTGGCTCCTGATGTCATGAACCAAGTTTATGGAACTACAGTTCCTGTGTTGAACGATGAAAAGCTACATATGAGGGTTCTG GTTGATCATTCG